The proteins below are encoded in one region of Ostrea edulis chromosome 3, xbOstEdul1.1, whole genome shotgun sequence:
- the LOC130053556 gene encoding uncharacterized protein LOC130053556, producing the protein MCVHVFGNTPSPAVATFGLRQAAITAGPEFGKDVYEFIQRNFYVDDALVSLPSTHEAVDLLQRTQQALMTHGGLRLLKIASRNPTLMQHFPTKDLARDLIDLDFTKEELPEQRRLGLVWDLQTDSFGFRLNLEERPYTRRGVLSCVNSLYDPLGFIAPITIQGKILLTEMMQSPCIDWDADLPEEYLSTWLTWTHSLSIIEDLKVPLKYLSIGFSELGNKQVLIFSDASELAISAVAYLHDNRDSSLGFIIGKSKVAPRLASSVPCFKIVLGYIHNHTKRFLTYVSNRIQRILNFTSADHWNFIATNQNPADHGTKPTSDRAVYDSWICGPFSSRRNLVHAIASLKLLVRRRKRRSENDKQLGDTEEDKIHARKDAEEFIIRLIQSENFGKERAALKDGKILRKDSWISKLDPFLNNKDILQVGGRLRHSEFDLGERNPILMPGKHRVSRLLVVHHHEETHHQGRHITEGAIRNAGWWITGAKRLISSIIHKCVKCRRGRGKFLNQKMADLPPERLKSSPPFTYVGIDCFGPWNVTTRKTRGGSADSKRWAVLFTCLCSRAVHIEVIEQMSTPSFINALRRFYATRGAVKEFYSDKGTNFIGAVRELGICSINVEDPPIQNMLTERNTVWKFNTPYSSHMGGTWERLIGIRRRILDAILLEVKHTKLTHEVLCTFFVEVVNIINNRPLIPVSSDSDLPSVLTPNVLLTQKIGDVSDAPLNLNVRDLYTSQWKIVQVLADRFWERWRKQYLQSLQSRNKWKEVKPNIQVGDVVILKDNEQHRNLWPLSRVTRVFPSRDDLVRKVEVVTFADGIKHTYVRPITHVIPLL; encoded by the exons ATGTGTGTCCATGTATTTGGCAATACACCTTCCCCAGCTGTTGCCACCTTTGGCCTTCGACAAGCAGCTATCACTGCAGGACCGGAATTTGGAAAGGATGTTTATGAATTCATACAGAGGAATTTTTATGTGGATGATGCTCTTGTTTCATTACCAAGTACACATGAAGCAGTGGATTTATTACAACGTACACAACAAGCACTGATGACCCATGGAGGACTTAGATTGCTCAAAATTGCATCACGTAATCCTACGTTGATGCAACATTTTCCTACTAAAGACTTAGCAAGGGATCTCATAGATCTAGATTTTACCAAGGAGGAGCTACCTGAGCAAAGGAGATTAGGTCTAGTATGGGATCTGCAAACTGACTCATTCGGATTCAGATTGAATTTGGAAGAAAGGCCATATACTCGCAGAGGGGTACTTTCATGTGTAAACAGTCTTTATGACCCTCTTGGCTTTATCGCTCCGATAACCATTCAAGGGAAAATACTCTTAACAGAGATGATGCAATCACCATGTATAGATTGGGATGCTGACTTACCCGAAGAATATCTTTCGACATGGCTTACATGGACACACTCGCTGAGCATTATTGAAGATTTGAAGGTTCCCCTGAAATACTTATCCATTGGATTTTCAGAACTTGGGAACAAACAAGTTTTGATATTCTCGGATGCATCAGAATTAGCTATATCGGCTGTAGCTTACCTACATGATAACAGAGACAGCTCCCTAGGATTCATCATAGGAAAATCTAAAGTTGCTCCAAGGCTAGCTTCTTCTGTGCCATGTTT TAAGATAGTATTAGGATACATCCACAACCACACTAAGAGATTTCTTACTTATGTGAGTAACAGGATTCAGCGCATCCTCAACTTTACCTCAGCAGATCATTGGAACTTCATTGCAACCAATCAAAATCCTGCCGATCACGGTACTAAGCCTACCTCTGACAGAGCTGTCTACGACTCATGGATTTGTGGACCT TTTTCTTCAAGGAGGAATCTTGTACATGCTATCGCCTCATTGAAGTTATTGGTCAGGAGAAGGAAACGGCGCAGTGAGAATGACAAACAGTTAGGAGATACAGAGGAAGACAAGATACATGCTCGCAAGGACGCGGAGGAATTCATAATTCGCTTAATTCAGAGTGAAAATTTTGGAAAGGAAAGAGCTGCACTTAAAGATGGCAAAATACTCCGTAAGGATAGTTGGATTTCTAAACTGGATCCATTTTTGAACAATAAGGATATATTGCAAGTTGGTGGCAGACTGCGACATTCTGAATTTGACCTGGGTGAAAGAAATCCAATTCTTATGCCTGGAAAACATCGTGTTTCAAGACTGTTAGTTGTACACCATCATGAGGAAACACACCACCAAGGTCGCCATATAACCGAAGGTGCCATAAGAAATGCGGGATGGTGGATTACAGGTGCCAAACGTTTGATATCCTCCATAATACATAAGTGTGTGAAGTGTAGAAGAGGACGCGGGAAGTTTCTCAACCAGAAAATGGCTGATCTTCCACCTGAGCGTTTGAAATCATCGCCTCCTTTTACTTATGTTGGAATTGATTGTTTCGGTCCATGGAATGTGACAACGAGAAAAACACGTGGCGGCAGCGCAGACTCCAAGAGATGGGCTGTGCTCTTTACATGTTTGTGTTCAAGGGCTGTACATATAGAAGTGATTGAACAAATGAGTACACCGTCATTTATTAATGCCCTAAGACGTTTCTACGCAACCCGTGGTGCTGTAAAAGAATTCTACTCAGACAAAGGAACGAACTTCATTGGAGCTGTCCGTGAACTCGGAATCTGCTCAATAAATGTGGAGGATCCCCCTATTCAGAACATGTTAACAGAAAGAAACACTGTGTGGAAGTTTAACACTCCCTACTCTTCACATATGGGAGGAACATGGGAACGCCTCATAGGAATCAGACGTCGCATTTTAGATGCCATACTACTTGAAGTAAAACACACCAAGCTAACACACGAAGTGCTCTGTACATTTTTTGTCGAGGTTGTTAATATTATCAACAATAGACCTCTCATACCGGTGTCTAGTGATTCCGATTTACCATCCGTACTTACTCCGAATGTTTTGTTAACACAGAAGATTGGGGACGTGTCCGATGCCCCTTTGAACCTTAATGTGCGCGATTTATACACTTCCCAATGGAAGATTGTCCAAGTCCTTGCTGACAGGTTTTGGGAACGTTGGCGCAAACAGTATTTACAGTCTCTACAGTCGCGCAACAAATGGAAGGAGGTCAAACCAAATATTCAAGTTGGTGATGTCGTCATTCTAAAGGACAATGAACAGCATAGAAACCTTTGGCCTCTAAGTCGCGTTACCCGAGTGTTCCCTAGTAGGGATGACCTAGTTCGCAAAGTGGAAGTTGTCACCTTCGCAGATGGAATTAAACATACTTATGTCCGACCAATTACTCATGTGATTCCACTACTTTGA